One window of Gilliamella sp. B3022 genomic DNA carries:
- a CDS encoding glycerate kinase, producing the protein MKIVIAPDSFKESLSAIEVANIIKKGFLNVYPQAEYYLIPVADGGEGTVDAMVDALNGNKITVTITDPLGEKGLAFYGISGDGQTAVIEMASASGLERVPINKRDAKITTSYGTGELIKDALDKGCKKFIIGIGGSATNDGGAGMLQALGVKLLDEYGHQIGYGGISLSDLDTIDINEIDHRIKDCDFEVACDVTNPLTGENGASFIFGPQKGASQADVHLLDKNLKHYAQVIKKSFNLDIEFIPGTGAAGGMGAALLAFMNAKLRPGIELITETLNLDKFISNADLVITGEGQLDYQSINGKVPVGVARIAQKYQKPVIAIVGSLGDQAEAIYPYGINAMFSILSKVTTLSEALDPTAASANLLQTSTNVALTLKLGNTLK; encoded by the coding sequence ATGAAAATTGTCATTGCTCCTGATTCTTTTAAAGAAAGTCTAAGTGCTATTGAAGTTGCTAATATAATTAAAAAGGGATTTTTAAACGTTTATCCACAGGCTGAATATTATTTAATTCCAGTTGCTGATGGAGGAGAAGGAACTGTTGATGCAATGGTTGATGCATTAAATGGTAATAAAATCACAGTGACGATTACTGATCCATTAGGTGAAAAAGGTTTGGCTTTTTATGGCATTTCAGGAGATGGACAAACAGCTGTGATAGAGATGGCTTCAGCAAGTGGTCTTGAGCGTGTACCCATTAATAAACGAGATGCTAAAATCACGACCTCATATGGTACTGGAGAATTAATTAAAGATGCTTTGGATAAAGGTTGTAAAAAATTTATTATTGGTATAGGCGGTAGTGCCACAAATGACGGCGGTGCTGGAATGTTGCAAGCATTAGGTGTTAAGCTTTTAGATGAATATGGTCATCAAATCGGTTATGGTGGTATTTCATTAAGTGATCTTGATACAATTGACATTAATGAAATTGATCACCGAATTAAAGATTGTGATTTTGAAGTTGCTTGTGATGTGACTAATCCTTTAACTGGTGAAAATGGTGCTTCATTCATATTTGGACCACAAAAAGGAGCGTCACAAGCCGATGTTCATTTGCTTGATAAAAATCTTAAACATTATGCCCAAGTAATAAAAAAAAGTTTTAATCTCGATATTGAATTCATCCCAGGAACTGGTGCAGCTGGTGGAATGGGAGCGGCATTATTAGCATTTATGAATGCTAAATTAAGGCCTGGAATCGAACTTATTACTGAAACTTTAAATTTAGATAAATTTATTTCGAATGCTGATTTAGTGATTACTGGTGAAGGGCAATTAGATTATCAAAGTATCAATGGTAAGGTTCCTGTAGGTGTTGCTCGTATTGCTCAAAAATATCAAAAACCTGTTATCGCAATTGTTGGAAGTTTAGGTGATCAGGCAGAAGCTATTTATCCTTACGGGATTAATGCTATGTTTAGCATTTTAAGTAAAGTTACTACTTTATCCGAAGCTCTAGATCCAACAGCAGCAAGTGCTAATCTTCTTCAGACATCAACGAATGTAGCTTTGACACTTAAATTAGGAAATACTCTCAAATAA
- the nusG gene encoding transcription termination/antitermination protein NusG yields the protein MSETQQKRWYVIQAYSGYEARVAQSLREYIKLHNMEDSFGEVLVPTEEVVEMKSGQRRKSERKFFPGYVLVEMMMNDATWHLVKSVPRTMGFIGGTSDRPAPISQREVDAIMNRLQQVGDKPRPKTLFEPGELVRVNEGPFADFNGVVEEVDYEKSRLKVSVSIFGRSTPVELDFSQVEKS from the coding sequence ATGAGTGAAACACAACAAAAACGATGGTATGTTATTCAAGCTTATTCTGGTTACGAAGCGCGTGTTGCACAATCATTACGTGAATATATCAAGTTACATAATATGGAAGATTCATTCGGTGAAGTACTTGTACCAACCGAAGAAGTCGTTGAAATGAAAAGTGGTCAACGTCGTAAAAGTGAACGTAAATTCTTCCCTGGTTATGTTTTAGTTGAAATGATGATGAATGATGCAACTTGGCATTTAGTCAAAAGCGTACCAAGAACTATGGGTTTCATCGGTGGTACCTCAGATAGACCAGCACCTATCAGTCAGCGTGAAGTTGATGCTATTATGAATCGTTTACAACAAGTTGGTGATAAACCACGTCCTAAAACGTTATTTGAACCAGGTGAACTTGTTCGTGTTAATGAAGGACCGTTTGCAGACTTTAATGGTGTTGTTGAAGAAGTTGATTATGAAAAAAGTCGCTTAAAAGTATCGGTTTCAATTTTTGGTCGTTCTACACCTGTTGAACTTGATTTTAGCCAGGTAGAAAAAAGCTAA
- a CDS encoding ABC transporter ATP-binding protein — protein sequence MIVFDSIQVRRGVNVLLDKASATINPKQKVGLVGKNGCGKSTLFSLIKGEIEADAGTLTFPSLWQLAWVNQETPALDIPAIEYVIDGDREYRQLEKKLDLANQHNDGHQIALIHEKLDNIDAWTIHPRAATLLHGLGFSNEQLLLPVKSYSGGWRMRLNLAQALMCRSDLLLLDEPTNHLDLDAVIWLEKWLSNYQGTLILISHDRDFLDPLVNKIIHIEQQSLFEYTGNYSSFETQRSAKLAQQQALYENQQAKVAHLQSYIDRFRAKATKAKQAQSRIKMLERMELIAPAHVDNPFHFNFKKPEFLPNPLLMMEKVVAGYDDKIVLEQIKLNLVPGSRIGLLGRNGAGKSTLIKLLAGELAPKEGHINLAQGIQLGYFAQHQLEYLRPDESALWHLSRIADSNKTEQLLRNYLGGFDFHGDKVKDPVKTFSGGEKARLVLALIVWEKPNLLLLDEPTNHLDLDMRQALTEALIGFEGALVVVSHDRHLLRSTTDEFYLVHDHKVEPFDGDLEDYQKWLSNEQKAENQTIDQENKIEKEIIKKTAIQNVSALDRKEQKRKDAQRRAQMQPLKKQLEKEEHMLTRLTSQLHTLEQQLADPTVYEADKKTELTALLLKQSQLKNELEDTELKWLDIQQQLEEFEVRNN from the coding sequence ATGATAGTATTTGATTCCATCCAAGTTCGCCGCGGAGTTAATGTACTCTTAGATAAAGCTTCTGCCACAATAAACCCTAAACAAAAGGTCGGATTAGTTGGTAAAAATGGTTGTGGCAAATCTACTTTATTTTCACTCATTAAAGGTGAAATTGAAGCGGATGCAGGTACGTTAACCTTTCCTAGCCTATGGCAACTGGCATGGGTAAATCAAGAAACCCCTGCATTAGATATACCAGCAATTGAGTATGTTATTGATGGTGATCGGGAATATCGCCAATTAGAAAAAAAGTTAGACCTAGCCAATCAACATAATGATGGTCATCAAATTGCTCTTATTCATGAAAAATTGGATAATATTGATGCATGGACAATTCATCCAAGAGCAGCCACACTATTGCATGGTTTGGGATTTTCTAATGAGCAATTATTACTACCAGTAAAATCCTACTCTGGTGGTTGGCGCATGCGTTTAAACTTAGCGCAAGCCTTAATGTGCCGTTCGGATTTATTATTACTTGATGAACCTACCAACCATCTTGATTTAGATGCCGTTATATGGCTTGAAAAGTGGTTAAGTAATTATCAAGGAACCTTAATATTAATATCTCATGACCGTGATTTTTTAGATCCTCTGGTCAATAAAATCATTCATATTGAGCAACAAAGTTTATTTGAATATACTGGTAATTATTCTTCATTTGAAACTCAACGCTCAGCTAAACTGGCGCAACAACAAGCCCTCTATGAAAATCAACAAGCTAAAGTGGCACATTTGCAAAGTTACATTGATAGGTTTAGAGCTAAAGCAACCAAAGCTAAACAGGCTCAAAGCCGTATTAAAATGCTAGAAAGAATGGAACTCATTGCCCCTGCTCATGTTGATAATCCATTCCATTTCAATTTTAAAAAACCGGAATTTTTACCAAATCCATTATTAATGATGGAAAAAGTTGTTGCTGGTTATGATGACAAAATTGTGCTGGAACAAATTAAATTAAACTTAGTCCCGGGTTCTCGAATAGGTCTATTGGGCCGTAATGGTGCTGGAAAATCAACCTTAATTAAATTACTGGCTGGCGAGCTTGCACCTAAAGAGGGACATATAAACCTTGCTCAAGGTATTCAACTCGGATATTTTGCTCAACATCAATTAGAATATCTAAGGCCTGATGAATCTGCACTTTGGCATCTCTCTCGAATTGCTGATTCAAATAAAACTGAACAATTATTACGTAATTATTTAGGGGGATTTGATTTTCATGGGGATAAAGTTAAAGATCCAGTAAAAACCTTCTCGGGTGGTGAAAAGGCTCGCCTTGTTTTGGCATTAATTGTATGGGAAAAACCTAATCTGCTTTTATTAGACGAACCAACAAACCATTTAGATTTGGATATGCGTCAAGCACTCACTGAAGCGCTTATTGGGTTTGAAGGAGCATTAGTGGTCGTGTCGCATGATCGTCATTTATTACGATCAACAACGGATGAATTTTACTTAGTTCATGATCATAAAGTGGAACCTTTTGATGGTGATCTAGAAGATTATCAAAAATGGTTATCTAACGAACAAAAAGCTGAAAATCAAACGATAGATCAAGAGAATAAAATTGAAAAGGAGATTATCAAAAAAACAGCTATTCAAAATGTTTCGGCTTTAGATCGTAAGGAACAAAAACGTAAAGATGCACAACGACGTGCGCAAATGCAGCCGCTGAAGAAACAGCTTGAAAAAGAAGAACACATGCTTACACGATTAACGAGCCAATTACACACACTCGAACAACAATTAGCCGATCCAACTGTGTATGAAGCCGATAAAAAAACAGAATTAACTGCGTTACTTTTGAAACAGAGCCAATTGAAAAATGAATTAGAAGATACTGAATTAAAATGGTTAGATATTCAGCAACAACTTGAAGAGTTTGAAGTAAGAAATAATTAG
- the secE gene encoding preprotein translocase subunit SecE, with product MLVSNESQDTNAILDKFKWGLVLVLIAFIVWGNFYFSEPNDIYQPNTIVRIIAVVVISALTLFIAFTTGKGKSFILFLQESRKELRKVVWPSRKETVQTTLLVAAITVVVGLALWGMDSLFRSVVFYLTSIGR from the coding sequence ATGCTAGTAAGTAACGAGAGTCAAGATACAAATGCTATTCTAGACAAATTTAAATGGGGTTTAGTTTTAGTATTGATTGCGTTTATTGTTTGGGGCAATTTTTATTTTTCTGAACCTAATGATATATATCAACCTAATACGATCGTTCGGATTATTGCCGTTGTGGTGATTTCAGCATTAACTTTATTTATTGCATTTACAACAGGTAAAGGCAAATCATTTATATTATTTTTACAAGAATCAAGAAAAGAATTAAGAAAGGTTGTATGGCCAAGTCGTAAAGAAACGGTACAAACCACCTTATTAGTTGCCGCCATCACAGTGGTTGTTGGTTTAGCGCTTTGGGGAATGGATTCTTTATTCCGTTCAGTAGTCTTTTATTTAACATCAATAGGGCGTTGA
- a CDS encoding sugar diacid recognition domain-containing protein, translated as MVKCLKGIKSGINLSLTLNDRIVGVIGLTGEPSDIRQFNKLVCRTAKNDDGANPIITRSFSN; from the coding sequence ATGGTTAAATGTCTGAAAGGGATTAAGTCTGGCATCAATTTATCATTAACGCTCAACGATCGCATAGTGGGTGTCATTGGTTTAACCGGTGAACCATCAGATATTAGGCAATTTAATAAGTTGGTCTGTAGGACGGCAAAAAATGATGATGGGGCAAACCCAATTATTACAAGAAGTTTTAGCAACTAA
- the tcdA gene encoding tRNA cyclic N6-threonylcarbamoyladenosine(37) synthase TcdA — translation MQNTFSESYFQRFSGVARLYGESALTFFSRAHVCVIGIGGVGSWVAESLARSGIGQITLIDMDDVCVTNTNRQIHALKSNIGKPKTSVMAERILQINPECIVNEIDDFINIDNVSQYLGTKQNPRYDYIIDAIDSVRDKAAVLAYCKRQKLKMITIGGAGGQKDPTQIKIVDLAKTIQDPLAAKLREKLKNDYKLNKDSKGKYSIPCVFSTEQLTYPTKNGQICFAKNQADSNKKMDCESGFGAITTVTATFGFVAVSYVLNKLCNI, via the coding sequence ATGCAAAACACATTTTCAGAATCTTATTTTCAACGTTTTAGCGGAGTTGCACGATTATATGGTGAGTCTGCATTAACTTTTTTTTCTCGTGCACATGTCTGTGTGATTGGTATTGGCGGAGTAGGTTCTTGGGTTGCTGAATCACTCGCGCGTAGTGGTATAGGGCAAATTACCTTAATTGATATGGATGATGTGTGTGTTACTAATACTAATCGTCAGATTCACGCATTAAAATCTAATATTGGCAAACCTAAAACATCCGTCATGGCAGAACGAATTTTGCAAATTAATCCTGAATGTATTGTCAATGAAATCGATGATTTTATTAATATTGATAATGTTAGCCAATATTTGGGAACGAAACAAAATCCACGATATGATTATATTATCGATGCAATTGATAGCGTTCGTGATAAAGCAGCTGTCCTTGCTTATTGTAAGCGTCAAAAATTAAAAATGATTACAATAGGGGGGGCAGGAGGTCAAAAAGATCCTACACAAATAAAGATTGTTGATCTAGCAAAAACCATTCAAGATCCTTTAGCGGCTAAATTACGCGAAAAGTTAAAAAATGATTATAAGCTTAATAAAGACAGTAAAGGTAAATATTCCATCCCTTGCGTATTTTCGACTGAGCAGCTAACTTATCCAACTAAAAATGGTCAGATTTGTTTTGCTAAAAATCAAGCCGACAGTAATAAAAAAATGGACTGTGAATCAGGATTCGGAGCAATAACAACGGTAACAGCAACGTTTGGTTTTGTTGCTGTGAGTTATGTATTGAACAAATTATGTAACATATGA
- the dhaL gene encoding dihydroxyacetone kinase subunit DhaL, whose translation MNLSHIRKIMLFTAQRMVEIEPELTALDQIIGDGDHGIGIKRGFTSIIELLHDENFQPEDIGDLFTQIGTKLMTSMGGASGAIFGTLFRTGGKSIAGTMELNSELFAKFLNSGWQGVYQRGNAEPGDKTMVDALAAGAKAANELTSLTLNEALPTIAKSAMEGAEKTKQMIAVFGRAKNLGDRTIGHMDPGSVSMAYILKYMNECIQMQ comes from the coding sequence ATGAATTTATCACACATTCGTAAAATAATGTTGTTTACTGCTCAAAGAATGGTCGAAATCGAACCAGAATTAACAGCTTTAGATCAGATAATTGGTGACGGTGATCATGGAATTGGGATAAAACGAGGATTCACATCTATCATTGAATTACTCCATGATGAGAATTTTCAACCTGAAGATATAGGTGATTTATTTACCCAAATTGGCACAAAATTAATGACAAGTATGGGCGGAGCTTCAGGTGCTATATTTGGAACATTATTTAGGACAGGCGGAAAAAGTATTGCTGGCACGATGGAATTAAACTCTGAACTCTTCGCTAAATTTCTTAATTCCGGTTGGCAAGGAGTATATCAACGTGGTAATGCAGAACCAGGAGATAAAACGATGGTAGATGCATTAGCAGCAGGTGCAAAAGCAGCCAATGAATTAACTTCACTTACACTTAATGAAGCGTTACCAACAATTGCTAAATCAGCAATGGAAGGCGCAGAAAAAACCAAACAAATGATTGCGGTATTTGGGCGGGCTAAAAATTTAGGCGACCGTACGATTGGGCATATGGATCCTGGGTCGGTTTCAATGGCATATATTTTAAAATACATGAATGAATGTATTCAAATGCAATAA
- a CDS encoding dihydroxyacetone kinase subunit DhaK: MRKPKKLLNDPNNIRQEVMQGLVYAYNGKLTAISDYCAVYGNHISNKQVVVISGGGSGHEPTFAGFIGEGGIDGCALGEVFTSPSPDQIIELTKAIENGKGVLFLYGNYSGDGMNFDISAELLAEQNIVTKTVRATDDIASAPLSKLSNRRGVAGIMFLYKIAGAASQFEKYHLENLYQVVSKANVNVRTIGVALDGCALPQSNNFNFALDENEIEIGIGIHGEAGLHRQAMTPSDEVVKEMIDRLCDDLPFQTGDRVCVLINNLGALSNTELLVVTRKVGIELNNRGIISHDIAVGHFCTSLEMSGFSISLMKLDDELQRLYDLPCQTLGWRK; the protein is encoded by the coding sequence ATGCGTAAGCCTAAAAAATTACTTAATGATCCAAATAACATAAGGCAAGAAGTCATGCAAGGATTGGTCTATGCCTATAATGGTAAATTAACGGCTATTTCAGATTATTGTGCTGTTTATGGTAACCATATCTCAAACAAACAAGTGGTAGTTATTTCAGGAGGCGGTAGTGGTCATGAACCAACTTTTGCCGGTTTTATTGGTGAAGGAGGCATTGATGGTTGCGCATTAGGAGAAGTATTTACTTCACCATCACCAGACCAAATAATTGAACTCACGAAAGCCATTGAAAATGGTAAAGGTGTCCTTTTTTTATATGGTAACTATTCAGGTGACGGGATGAATTTTGATATTTCAGCCGAATTATTAGCGGAACAAAACATTGTCACTAAAACTGTTCGAGCAACCGATGATATTGCCTCTGCTCCTTTATCCAAGCTTTCTAACCGCCGTGGTGTAGCCGGTATTATGTTTTTATATAAAATTGCAGGTGCTGCATCTCAATTTGAGAAATACCATCTTGAAAATCTTTATCAAGTTGTATCAAAAGCTAACGTTAATGTTCGCACTATAGGTGTCGCACTTGATGGCTGTGCTTTACCTCAATCAAATAATTTTAATTTTGCATTGGATGAAAATGAAATCGAAATTGGGATAGGTATTCATGGTGAGGCAGGATTACATCGACAAGCTATGACACCAAGTGATGAAGTGGTCAAAGAGATGATAGATCGCCTGTGTGATGATTTACCTTTTCAAACAGGAGATCGTGTATGCGTACTGATTAACAATTTAGGGGCACTTAGTAATACAGAACTATTAGTGGTAACACGCAAAGTCGGAATTGAACTTAATAACCGAGGTATTATCAGCCACGATATTGCTGTCGGGCATTTTTGTACATCACTTGAAATGTCAGGTTTTTCAATCTCACTAATGAAATTAGATGATGAATTGCAACGTCTTTATGATCTACCTTGTCAAACTCTTGGATGGAGAAAATAA
- the tuf gene encoding elongation factor Tu — MSKEKFERTKPHVNVGTIGHVDHGKTTLTAAITSVLSKKYGGQARAFDQIDNAPEEKARGITINTSHVEYDTPTRHYAHVDCPGHADYVKNMITGAAQMDGAILVVAATDGPMPQTREHILLGRQVGVPYIIVFLNKCDMVDDEELLELVEMEVRELLSQYDFPGDDTPVIRGSALKALEGDAAWEEKIVELAEALDSYIPEPERDIDKPFLLPIEDVFSISGRGTVVTGRVERGVIKVGEEVEIVGIKPTTKTTCTGVEMFRKLLDEGRAGENVGVLLRGTKREEIERGQVLAKPGSITPHTDFESEVYILSKDEGGRHTPFFKGYRPQFYFRTTDVTGTIELPEGVEMVMPGDNIKMTVSLIHPIAMAEGLRFAIREGGRTVGAGVVAKVIK; from the coding sequence ATGTCTAAAGAAAAATTTGAACGTACAAAACCCCACGTTAACGTTGGTACAATCGGCCACGTTGACCATGGTAAAACAACTTTAACAGCAGCAATTACTTCTGTACTTTCTAAAAAATACGGCGGTCAAGCACGTGCATTCGATCAAATCGATAATGCACCAGAAGAAAAAGCACGTGGTATCACCATCAACACTTCACACGTTGAATACGATACCCCGACTCGTCACTACGCACACGTAGACTGCCCGGGCCATGCTGACTATGTTAAAAACATGATCACTGGTGCGGCACAAATGGACGGTGCTATCTTAGTAGTAGCAGCAACAGATGGTCCTATGCCACAAACTCGTGAGCACATTCTTTTAGGTCGTCAAGTAGGTGTTCCATACATCATCGTATTTTTAAACAAATGCGATATGGTTGATGATGAAGAATTATTAGAATTAGTTGAAATGGAAGTACGTGAACTTCTATCTCAATACGATTTCCCAGGTGATGACACTCCAGTCATTCGTGGTTCAGCGTTAAAAGCGTTAGAAGGCGATGCAGCATGGGAAGAAAAAATTGTTGAATTAGCTGAAGCTTTAGACAGCTATATCCCGGAACCAGAGCGTGATATCGATAAACCATTCCTACTTCCAATTGAAGACGTGTTCTCAATTTCAGGACGTGGTACAGTGGTAACAGGTCGTGTAGAACGTGGTGTAATCAAAGTTGGTGAAGAAGTTGAAATCGTTGGTATCAAACCAACAACAAAAACAACTTGTACTGGCGTTGAAATGTTCCGTAAATTGCTAGACGAAGGTCGTGCGGGTGAAAACGTTGGTGTCTTACTACGTGGTACAAAACGTGAAGAAATCGAACGTGGTCAAGTATTAGCAAAACCAGGCTCAATCACACCACATACTGATTTCGAATCAGAAGTATATATTCTAAGTAAAGATGAAGGTGGTCGTCATACTCCATTCTTCAAAGGCTACCGTCCACAGTTCTACTTCCGTACAACTGACGTAACTGGAACAATCGAGTTACCAGAAGGCGTAGAGATGGTAATGCCAGGTGATAACATCAAAATGACTGTATCATTAATTCACCCAATCGCAATGGCAGAAGGCTTACGCTTTGCTATCCGTGAAGGTGGTCGTACTGTTGGTGCTGGTGTTGTTGCTAAGGTTATTAAATAA
- the adhE gene encoding bifunctional acetaldehyde-CoA/alcohol dehydrogenase has product MAVTNMNELNELMTRVKKAQETYSNYTQEQVDKIFVAAATAAAAARIPLAQQAVAESGMGIVEDKVIKNLFAAEYILNKYRHDKTCGVVAENEPFGTITLAEPLGIICGIVPTTNPTSTAIFKSLISLKTRNAIVFSPHPRAKKSTIEAAKIVLNAAIKAGAPKDIIGWIDEPSIELSNALMHHDDIAAILATGGPGMVKAAYSSGKPALGVGAGNTPVIIDETADLKRAVASVLMSKTFDNGMICASEQAIVVVDSVYDEVRSLLSEYGAYVLNAKETRAVQGIILNDKGALNANIVGQPAIKIAELAGFKAPVGSKVLVGEVTKVDLSEPFAHEKLSPTLAMFRAKDFTEAVEKAEKLVEMGGMGHTSVLYTDQDSNRDRIDYFGSKMKTCRILINQPAAHGGIGDLYNFDLAPSLTLGCGSWGGNSVSENVGPKHLLNKKTIAKRAENMLWHKLPSSIYFKRGSLPVALSEVVEQGAKRVFLVTDKFLFNNGYSKQITDQLESQGVICETFYDVEADPTLSVVRKGTESMTSFQPDTVIALGGGSPMDAAKIMWVLYEHPETKFDELALRFMDIRKRTCHFPNMGKKAKLICVTTTSGTGSEVTPFAVVTDDATGQKYPLADYAITPNMAIVDANLVMNMPKSLCAAGGYDAVTHALEAYVSIMATEFSDGQALQALSMLKAYLPASYKEGAKNPLAREKVHSAATLAGVAFAQAFLGVCHSMAHKIGAAFHIPHGVANAMLISNVVRFNATNKPTKQGTFSQYGYPKAVSRYAEIADHLGLTAVADKDEKKVEKLIGWLDQLRKELDIPFSIKEFGVDEKTFLAQVDQLAVDAFDDQCTGANPRYPLIAELKQILLDTYYGRAYQDNGDISEEVAVHTAAKGVAITKKKASKKK; this is encoded by the coding sequence ATGGCAGTAACTAATATGAATGAGTTAAATGAGTTAATGACTCGTGTGAAGAAAGCACAAGAAACTTATTCAAATTATACTCAAGAGCAAGTCGACAAAATCTTCGTAGCAGCAGCAACAGCGGCCGCCGCAGCTCGAATCCCTCTCGCACAACAAGCAGTTGCAGAATCAGGAATGGGAATTGTTGAAGATAAAGTAATAAAAAATCTTTTTGCCGCAGAGTATATATTAAATAAATATCGTCACGATAAAACGTGTGGCGTAGTGGCTGAAAACGAACCATTTGGCACTATTACCTTAGCAGAACCTTTGGGCATCATTTGTGGTATCGTCCCAACTACCAACCCAACTTCTACCGCAATTTTCAAATCGTTAATCAGTTTAAAAACTCGCAATGCTATTGTCTTTTCACCTCACCCTCGAGCAAAAAAATCCACTATCGAAGCAGCCAAAATTGTATTAAATGCCGCAATTAAAGCTGGTGCACCGAAAGATATTATTGGTTGGATTGATGAGCCATCTATCGAATTGTCTAATGCTTTGATGCATCATGATGATATTGCAGCTATTTTAGCGACTGGTGGACCAGGTATGGTCAAAGCGGCATACAGCTCTGGTAAACCAGCACTAGGTGTTGGAGCAGGTAATACGCCAGTAATTATTGATGAAACGGCAGATTTGAAACGAGCTGTTGCTTCAGTACTGATGTCTAAAACATTCGATAATGGTATGATTTGTGCGTCAGAACAAGCGATCGTTGTAGTTGACTCTGTTTATGATGAAGTGCGTAGTTTATTATCAGAATATGGTGCATACGTTTTAAATGCTAAAGAAACTAGAGCAGTACAAGGCATTATATTGAATGATAAAGGCGCTTTAAATGCTAATATTGTAGGTCAACCAGCTATTAAAATTGCAGAATTAGCAGGATTTAAAGCTCCGGTAGGTTCAAAAGTACTTGTTGGTGAAGTAACTAAAGTTGATTTATCTGAGCCATTTGCGCATGAAAAACTTTCCCCTACTTTAGCAATGTTTAGAGCAAAAGATTTTACTGAAGCAGTTGAGAAAGCGGAAAAATTAGTAGAAATGGGGGGGATGGGTCATACCTCTGTACTTTATACAGATCAAGATAGCAACCGTGATCGTATTGATTATTTTGGCAGTAAGATGAAAACTTGCCGTATTTTAATTAATCAACCAGCTGCTCATGGTGGTATTGGTGATTTGTATAACTTCGATTTAGCGCCATCTTTAACATTAGGTTGTGGTTCTTGGGGTGGAAACTCGGTATCTGAAAATGTTGGACCGAAACACTTACTAAACAAAAAAACCATCGCTAAGAGAGCAGAAAACATGTTATGGCACAAATTACCAAGTTCTATCTATTTTAAACGGGGCTCATTGCCTGTTGCTTTAAGTGAAGTTGTCGAACAAGGCGCAAAACGAGTATTTTTAGTAACCGATAAATTCTTATTTAACAATGGTTACTCAAAACAAATCACTGATCAATTAGAATCGCAAGGCGTTATCTGTGAAACATTTTATGATGTTGAAGCCGATCCAACGTTAAGTGTGGTTCGAAAGGGTACTGAATCAATGACATCCTTCCAACCTGATACTGTTATTGCTTTAGGTGGTGGTTCACCAATGGATGCGGCTAAAATTATGTGGGTTCTTTATGAACACCCTGAGACCAAATTTGATGAGCTAGCATTACGCTTTATGGATATTCGTAAACGTACCTGCCATTTCCCTAATATGGGTAAAAAAGCGAAACTAATTTGTGTTACAACCACTTCTGGTACAGGTTCTGAAGTGACTCCTTTTGCTGTAGTTACTGATGATGCTACTGGTCAAAAATATCCTTTAGCTGATTATGCAATTACTCCAAACATGGCTATTGTTGATGCTAACTTAGTAATGAATATGCCAAAATCACTTTGTGCTGCGGGTGGTTATGATGCAGTAACTCATGCTTTAGAAGCTTATGTTTCAATTATGGCAACGGAGTTTTCTGATGGGCAAGCATTACAAGCATTAAGCATGTTAAAAGCTTATTTACCTGCTAGCTATAAAGAAGGGGCTAAAAATCCACTGGCTCGAGAAAAAGTACATAGTGCTGCAACATTAGCTGGTGTTGCTTTTGCTCAAGCATTTTTAGGTGTTTGTCACTCTATGGCGCATAAGATTGGTGCTGCATTCCATATTCCTCATGGGGTGGCAAATGCAATGCTAATTAGTAATGTGGTGCGTTTTAACGCAACCAATAAACCTACTAAACAAGGCACCTTTAGCCAATATGGTTATCCTAAAGCTGTTAGCCGTTATGCTGAGATAGCTGATCATTTAGGTTTAACTGCTGTAGCTGATAAAGATGAGAAGAAAGTTGAGAAATTAATTGGTTGGTTAGATCAATTAAGAAAAGAACTTGATATTCCATTCTCAATTAAAGAGTTTGGTGTGGATGAAAAGACCTTCTTGGCCCAAGTGGATCAACTTGCTGTTGATGCCTTTGATGACCAATGTACGGGTGCTAATCCACGTTATCCTCTAATTGCTGAATTAAAACAAATCCTACTTGATACATATTATGGTCGTGCATATCAAGATAATGGAGATATTAGCGAGGAAGTTGCTGTACATACAGCAGCCAAAGGCGTAGCAATTACTAAGAAAAAAGCGTCAAAAAAGAAATAA